In one window of Marinitoga hydrogenitolerans DSM 16785 DNA:
- a CDS encoding sensor histidine kinase has product MKNSIKNEILFLNISSTIIILIVIFFITLNTFQKNIISNVINRMTEYSQESQIYIINTLKKYRNENVYTKLNELSPFIANYLFRKYHFHIEIYDNRKNLLADSVITKKLYVYQDVHYAANSMKNYILKKDGNEITLFFSSPIFFENEVIGVIRFIYPMELEFGLIDNIKITLIIISLLSILAVVILNFFFSNSITTPIRKLQEETEKIANGNFNERISIKSNDEINSLVKSFNIMIEKLEHYIKSLKEEKEKQKVFIDNITHELKTPITSILGHANLLLRLKDEKDKNISINYITKEGNRLLKLVEELLYISKMNKNDFEFNFKKHNIKKVIDECVGILNPRLKKFSIIVENNIENRILLFDYEKIKEVILNILDNSIKHSKCSKITIESFLINEDYYVVLKDNGIGIKKENLENIFNPFFSKRGKTSYGLGLCITKEIMKKHNGDITIEGNDGTIVTLKFSMEWMENG; this is encoded by the coding sequence ATGAAAAATAGCATAAAAAATGAAATATTATTTTTAAATATATCTTCCACTATTATTATTTTAATAGTAATTTTTTTTATAACATTAAATACATTTCAAAAAAATATTATATCAAATGTTATAAATAGGATGACAGAGTATAGTCAGGAAAGTCAGATATATATTATAAATACATTAAAAAAATATAGGAATGAAAATGTTTATACTAAATTAAATGAACTTTCGCCATTTATTGCCAACTATTTATTTAGAAAATATCATTTCCATATCGAAATATATGATAATAGAAAAAATTTGCTTGCTGATAGTGTAATTACAAAAAAATTATATGTATATCAGGATGTTCATTATGCTGCTAATAGTATGAAAAATTATATATTAAAAAAGGATGGAAATGAAATTACTTTGTTTTTTTCAAGTCCAATATTTTTTGAAAACGAAGTTATTGGAGTTATAAGGTTTATTTATCCAATGGAGTTAGAATTTGGATTAATAGACAATATAAAAATTACTTTAATTATAATTAGCCTACTTTCGATACTTGCTGTTGTTATTTTGAATTTCTTTTTTTCTAATTCAATTACAACACCAATAAGAAAATTACAGGAAGAAACTGAGAAAATAGCAAATGGAAATTTTAATGAACGTATATCTATTAAAAGTAATGATGAAATAAATTCTCTTGTAAAATCATTTAATATTATGATTGAAAAATTGGAACATTATATAAAGTCATTAAAAGAAGAAAAAGAGAAACAAAAAGTTTTTATAGATAATATAACTCATGAATTAAAAACACCTATAACTTCAATATTAGGTCATGCAAATCTTCTTTTAAGATTAAAAGATGAAAAAGATAAAAATATTTCTATAAATTATATTACAAAAGAAGGCAATAGATTATTAAAGTTGGTTGAGGAATTACTTTACATATCTAAAATGAATAAAAATGATTTTGAATTTAATTTTAAAAAACATAATATAAAAAAGGTTATTGATGAATGCGTAGGTATATTAAATCCAAGGTTAAAGAAATTTTCTATAATAGTTGAAAATAATATCGAAAATAGAATTCTATTATTTGATTATGAAAAGATAAAAGAAGTAATTTTAAATATTCTTGATAATTCAATAAAACATAGTAAATGTTCTAAGATAACGATAGAATCCTTTTTAATAAATGAAGACTATTATGTTGTTTTGAAAGATAATGGTATTGGCATAAAAAAAGAAAATTTAGAAAATATTTTTAATCCTTTTTTTTCAAAAAGAGGAAAAACAAGTTATGGACTTGGATTGTGTATAACAAAAGAAATAATGAAAAAACATAATGGAGATATAACGATTGAAGGAAACGATGGAACTATAGTAACTTTAAAATTTTCAATGGAGTGGATGGAAAATGGATGA
- a CDS encoding DUF3919 family protein, producing MDDKKIKRYIFIFLFLVIIIIYFESYILNKDFNKVFFINDKNEMIRRYNSSTPIKMIVSMKYLSFYEIKDPDFIFDIWERINKLPVYNYISPSTEEENYKGIFGKIYFLDGSIKYFEIEKNIKINDMIYGTENNEDLQYIKERIKEELFLPINLANEVVNENNKVIAFNHEKGVYIEDYKNKNKLYKILTTSEKVVSAKIIGKILEDNNIPLFKIKILNNNNKGFLQINVLNNDYFTIYYLNTFLYMMKGNILTFLKNLF from the coding sequence ATGGATGATAAAAAGATAAAGAGATATATATTTATTTTTTTGTTTTTGGTGATAATAATAATATATTTTGAATCATATATCTTAAATAAAGATTTTAATAAAGTGTTTTTCATAAATGATAAAAATGAAATGATAAGAAGATATAATTCGTCAACTCCAATAAAAATGATAGTTTCAATGAAATATTTATCTTTCTATGAGATAAAAGATCCCGATTTTATTTTCGATATATGGGAAAGAATTAATAAATTACCAGTTTATAATTATATATCTCCTTCAACAGAAGAAGAAAACTACAAGGGTATTTTTGGGAAAATTTATTTTTTAGATGGAAGTATAAAATATTTTGAAATTGAAAAAAATATAAAAATAAATGATATGATATATGGAACTGAAAACAATGAAGATTTACAGTATATCAAAGAAAGGATTAAGGAGGAATTATTTTTACCAATTAACCTGGCAAATGAAGTTGTAAATGAAAATAATAAAGTAATAGCTTTTAATCATGAAAAGGGAGTATATATTGAAGATTATAAAAATAAAAATAAATTGTATAAAATTTTAACTACCTCAGAAAAAGTAGTTTCTGCTAAAATAATCGGTAAAATTTTAGAGGATAATAATATACCTCTATTTAAAATAAAGATTCTAAATAATAATAATAAAGGATTTCTTCAAATTAATGTCTTAAATAATGATTACTTCACAATCTACTACTTAAATACTTTCCTATATATGATGAAAGGAAATATATTAACTTTCCTAAAGAATTTATTTTAA
- a CDS encoding ABC transporter substrate-binding protein: MKKSILFMLILSLFVLSFSELIIYSSVDEANARKILNAFSKQTGIEVKYIFLSSGPALARLEAEKENPQADVWFGAPMPNHIIAKERGLTTSYKTTSVYGITPNFYDVEGYYHAFYMNPLGIGVNLKVLEQIKADLPKSWMDLLKTEYRNMIQYPSPQTSGTAYAFITGLISIYGEDGMIDYLKKLAKNVQSYTQSGTGPSKSVGVGQAGLGIQFTPAFFQFKEQGYPIEVVFPKEGVPYEAACVSIVKGAKHKYEAKVLVDWLLSKKGQQTIVDEKTFFYPVRSDVNFGTLQPLSTIKLITVDEIWAAQNKKRIVERWIKEVLPVK; this comes from the coding sequence ATGAAAAAAAGCATATTGTTTATGTTGATTTTGTCTCTATTTGTATTATCATTTTCCGAATTAATTATTTATAGCAGTGTTGACGAAGCAAATGCAAGAAAAATTTTAAATGCATTTTCAAAGCAGACTGGTATAGAGGTAAAGTATATTTTCCTTTCTTCTGGACCAGCATTAGCAAGACTTGAAGCTGAAAAAGAGAATCCGCAGGCTGATGTGTGGTTTGGAGCTCCAATGCCAAATCATATTATTGCAAAAGAAAGAGGATTGACTACTTCATATAAAACTACAAGTGTATATGGTATTACTCCTAATTTTTATGATGTGGAAGGTTATTATCATGCTTTTTATATGAACCCACTGGGTATAGGAGTTAATTTAAAAGTTTTAGAGCAGATAAAAGCAGACCTCCCAAAGAGCTGGATGGATTTATTAAAAACTGAATATAGAAATATGATTCAATATCCAAGTCCTCAAACTTCTGGTACAGCTTATGCATTTATTACTGGACTAATATCGATTTATGGTGAAGATGGAATGATAGATTATTTAAAAAAACTAGCTAAAAATGTTCAATCTTATACGCAAAGTGGAACAGGACCTTCAAAGTCAGTAGGTGTAGGACAGGCGGGATTGGGAATTCAATTCACTCCAGCATTTTTCCAGTTTAAAGAACAGGGATATCCAATTGAGGTAGTATTTCCAAAAGAAGGTGTTCCTTATGAAGCAGCATGTGTATCTATTGTAAAAGGTGCAAAACATAAATATGAAGCAAAAGTTTTAGTCGATTGGTTATTATCGAAAAAAGGCCAACAAACAATTGTTGATGAAAAAACATTTTTCTATCCTGTAAGGTCTGATGTTAATTTTGGTACATTACAGCCATTATCAACAATAAAATTAATTACTGTTGATGAAATTTGGGCAGCACAAAACAAGAAAAGAATTGTCGAAAGATGGATAAAAGAAGTTTTACCAGTTAAATAA
- a CDS encoding ABC transporter permease, which produces MKIRNKEFYNKIKSMLNNPSLLILIVLIFILLFIFIIFPLFKVFIVSFTNEDGKFSLEIYNSIFSNDYMKQGFKNSILIATLTAVIGTLIGFLYAYTVNRADIPLKKFFKTIAVIPMVFPPFIGAMAIIMLFGFNGIITAKIFGIRTFPVYGIWGLMIAQIVTFFPVAFITLDGVISTISPTLEDAAFNLKASRWQVFTKIILPLSVPGIASTMLILFIESLADFGNPLILAGSRFPVLSVQAYLQITGMFDLSSGAALAVWLLLPSLIAFILQKYWIGKKKYITITGKPTTSQLKSVNKFAKWFLFALCLIISLFILLIYVTIFWGAFTKIWGMNNEFTLENFKYVFDVGKEAIKDTLTIALTSTPISAVLGMIIAFLIVRKTFPGKKTLEFVSLLNFAVPGTVVGIGYILAFNSKPLLLTGTFAILVLNFIFRYIPVGIQTGVSLLNQIDPAIEEAAYTLGANDKVVFSKITLPLIVPAFFSALVYSFVRAMTAISAAIFLVSADWNLMTVQILSQTDSGRLSEACAFSVVLILIILSFMLLMKVLLKNKISIVNNDFASE; this is translated from the coding sequence ATGAAAATAAGAAATAAGGAATTTTATAATAAAATAAAAAGTATGCTAAATAATCCATCTTTGTTAATTTTAATTGTCTTGATATTCATTTTGTTATTTATATTTATAATTTTTCCATTATTTAAGGTTTTTATAGTCAGTTTTACCAATGAAGATGGAAAATTCTCATTGGAAATATACAATTCTATTTTTTCTAATGATTATATGAAACAGGGATTTAAAAACAGCATTTTAATAGCAACATTAACTGCTGTCATTGGAACCTTAATAGGTTTTCTCTATGCTTATACTGTAAATAGAGCTGATATACCATTAAAGAAATTTTTTAAAACTATAGCGGTTATTCCTATGGTGTTTCCCCCGTTTATAGGTGCTATGGCTATAATAATGTTGTTTGGTTTTAACGGTATTATAACAGCAAAAATTTTTGGTATAAGAACATTTCCTGTTTATGGAATTTGGGGATTAATGATAGCTCAAATAGTAACTTTCTTTCCTGTAGCTTTTATAACACTCGATGGGGTTATATCTACAATTTCACCAACTCTGGAAGATGCGGCATTTAATTTAAAAGCTTCCAGATGGCAGGTTTTTACAAAAATAATTTTGCCCTTATCTGTTCCAGGTATTGCAAGTACAATGCTAATTTTATTTATAGAATCACTGGCGGATTTTGGAAACCCTTTAATATTAGCTGGTTCGAGATTCCCGGTTTTATCAGTACAGGCTTATCTACAAATAACAGGAATGTTCGATTTGAGTAGTGGCGCAGCATTAGCTGTATGGTTATTGTTACCATCATTAATAGCCTTCATTTTGCAAAAATATTGGATAGGAAAAAAGAAATATATAACAATTACCGGCAAACCAACGACATCGCAATTAAAAAGTGTTAATAAATTTGCAAAATGGTTTTTGTTTGCGTTGTGCTTAATTATTTCATTATTTATTTTGTTAATATATGTTACTATTTTTTGGGGTGCATTTACAAAGATTTGGGGAATGAATAATGAATTTACACTGGAAAATTTTAAGTATGTATTTGATGTCGGAAAAGAAGCGATAAAAGATACGTTAACAATAGCTTTAACTTCTACACCTATATCAGCAGTTTTAGGTATGATTATAGCATTTTTGATTGTCAGAAAAACTTTTCCAGGGAAAAAAACACTGGAATTTGTATCATTACTTAATTTTGCAGTTCCTGGTACAGTTGTTGGTATAGGATATATACTTGCATTTAATTCAAAGCCATTATTGTTAACAGGAACATTTGCTATATTAGTATTAAATTTTATATTTAGGTATATTCCTGTGGGAATTCAAACTGGAGTTTCGCTGTTAAATCAGATAGATCCTGCAATTGAAGAAGCAGCATATACACTTGGTGCAAATGATAAAGTGGTTTTTTCTAAAATAACATTGCCATTGATTGTTCCCGCATTTTTTTCTGCACTTGTTTATTCTTTTGTAAGGGCAATGACAGCAATTAGTGCTGCAATATTTCTGGTATCCGCAGATTGGAATTTAATGACAGTTCAAATATTAAGTCAAACAGATTCAGGAAGGCTGTCTGAAGCTTGTGCTTTTTCAGTTGTGTTAATACTTATTATCTTATCATTTATGCTATTAATGAAAGTCCTTTTAAAGAATAAAATTTCTATAGTAAATAACGATTTTGCGTCTGAATAG
- a CDS encoding ABC transporter ATP-binding protein translates to MSLELKNIYKIFKSKESETIAVNNFSLKIDKGQFVTFLGPSGCGKTTTLRMIAGFETPTNGKIFLDEKDITNIPPNKRDVSMMFQSYALFPHMTIKENIEFGLKLKKLSKNEIEEKTKRIIQLIGLEGMENRRPDQISGGQQQRVALARSLVMEPKVLLFDEPLSNLDAKLRESMRSEIRKIQKALKITSVYVTHDQIEAMSISDVIVVMNKGKIMQVGTPFEIYSRPMNKFVADFIGKVNFIKGKIIKKEKDVYHVYSKEIGKEFYCTGSNELKENEKVLIVLRPESLSYEKKENSISGVVKKVTYLGSYVEYEIITGKNKIVSCVLFNPIENKIPQIGENINLYFSNIASWIIGDE, encoded by the coding sequence ATGAGTCTGGAATTAAAAAATATATATAAAATTTTTAAAAGTAAAGAGAGTGAAACAATAGCTGTTAATAATTTTTCTCTTAAAATAGATAAAGGACAATTTGTAACCTTTCTTGGACCTTCTGGATGTGGTAAAACTACTACATTAAGAATGATAGCTGGGTTTGAAACTCCAACAAATGGAAAGATATTTCTTGATGAAAAAGATATTACTAATATTCCTCCCAATAAAAGAGATGTTTCCATGATGTTTCAAAGTTATGCTTTATTTCCTCATATGACAATTAAAGAAAATATAGAATTTGGGTTAAAATTAAAAAAATTATCTAAAAATGAAATAGAAGAAAAAACGAAAAGAATAATACAATTAATAGGTCTCGAAGGTATGGAAAATAGACGTCCAGATCAAATATCTGGTGGACAACAACAACGTGTTGCACTTGCAAGAAGTCTTGTGATGGAACCGAAAGTTTTATTATTTGATGAGCCATTATCAAATTTAGATGCTAAACTTAGAGAATCCATGAGATCTGAAATCAGAAAAATACAAAAAGCATTAAAAATAACAAGTGTTTATGTTACTCATGATCAGATAGAAGCAATGAGTATATCAGATGTAATAGTTGTTATGAATAAAGGAAAAATAATGCAAGTAGGAACACCTTTTGAAATATATTCCAGACCAATGAATAAATTTGTTGCTGATTTTATAGGTAAAGTTAATTTTATTAAAGGAAAAATAATTAAAAAAGAAAAAGATGTATATCATGTTTATAGTAAAGAAATAGGAAAAGAATTCTATTGTACAGGAAGTAACGAATTGAAAGAAAATGAAAAGGTTTTAATAGTATTAAGACCAGAATCATTAAGTTATGAGAAAAAAGAAAATTCTATTTCCGGTGTTGTAAAAAAAGTAACTTATCTTGGCTCATATGTTGAATATGAAATTATAACTGGAAAAAATAAAATAGTAAGTTGTGTTCTGTTTAATCCAATTGAAAATAAAATACCGCAGATAGGTGAAAACATTAATCTTTATTTTAGTAATATAGCTTCCTGGATAATAGGAGATGAATAA